The Coffea arabica cultivar ET-39 chromosome 2c, Coffea Arabica ET-39 HiFi, whole genome shotgun sequence genome includes the window ataattttaatataaaaattaacaACGGTTCTACATGTTCAttcatattaattttaaaaaattaacgtattttaaatgttcaattatttactaattttaaaaatttgtttacatactttcactataatataatagtatatatcaaataatgtACCTCATATCCAAAATTTGGTAGATATTCTTTttataaatattcttttagataatttaaatttttataatgaccatAAATCTAGAATTATATATTCATAGTTAAGTAAGTAGAAAAATATCCATTAATCTATTtttttcatcaataaatattcaattttcaataataTTGGTAAATCTATCAGTATAAtagttaattttcttttttacactaaattaattcaaaattaaaaagagATGACGAATGATTTGAATACTAATCAATGATATGGTAGTGAAAGAAAGTAATTTATAGAATATATAAAATTTCAATAATTGTGATTTAGAAAGGTTTTACTATACTTCTATGTAATAATTTGGTAGAATTCAGATATCATTAAAATAAGATTGGTTATTTTTTAAagatattttaaaattaaagataattttaaacatataatataatcattgtaataatttgatagaaaacaGATAtatcattaagataagattagttcTTTTTAAAGTTACTCCTACtttaaaattagagataatttttaaatatataatataatccaAATAGGATTCAGTATAGGTAAAATCCAAGTGACTCATAACTCGTTAATTCTCTTCAATTAAGCATGCTACATAGGAGTGAAAAACATTGTGATTAAAATAGTTAAtttcatatatgtatatatactaGAAGGAACCAGGCTGTGCAAGCACAATCTAGGCCCGACTATAAAATTATGGCTAAAATTCATTACACTATAATTTgctttcaaataaaaagaaattataattttcaaaaaatgagcCTAAAAAAGTTTTATCTTTAGTGGAATGTTCCAACAGTTTGCTCCAACTTGCTTATTGTGATACAATAGAGATATATATTGTATTGTATGGACAAATAATAGCAAAGAATTCAAAAACCAAGCACATGAGAAATGCAAAACCGGTTCAATATTAACATAAATGATACATGCTTCATAAAACTCAAGTATAATGCTATTATAATTACAAATGCATAAAATTTCACCactatttctttttcaaacagGACACTATCATGTAAAACCTTCTATCTGACAAATTCACAATAAAACTTGCGAGAAAGTTGAATGGAAGGCTtttcaatgcataaaaagggtacaAAAATTCGGTACCAAAGAATAAGTAAAAGAAGTGCAAGATCAATTATGCATTAAAAAGGAACTAAAACATTAGAattgcaaaaaataaattttgcattTAGATTTAAGACAAACCTTACAAGAGGAAAACCAATTTGCAGAACCAAAATAATGGAAGTGTATTATTAATTACTATCAAGGAGATCgagccaaaataaataaataaaccaagGTAACAGAATAAAGaggcaaaaaaggaaaaataataaaagctaAATAAAATAcagttaataaaaaaaattttaagtccATATTTGGCAGCGTGAAACAAAGGAAGAAtaggaataaaaagaaaatggaatatACCAAACAGTAGGAGTAGCGGAGGCAAACAGTAGGAGTAGCggaggtaaaagatctattgtCTATGTTTCTCCTATGAAACATGATTTTTGAACAATGGAATAAAAGAAACATCCATTCTCGTGCAAGAAAAACGTACATTCAATTAATTatagaggaaaaaggaaaaaatgcattgATTGAGCGGAACGAGGAAAGGCCAAGAAAAATTAGgatgaaggaaaaaaagaaaaaaaaaaaagcaaaatacTGGATGAAAGAGTTAAAATTGATGGAATAGGAAGTGACAATATAAATCTGTTGATTGTTGCGATACCTCTCAATGGTCAACAATAATCATCTAACAAAAATAGTAAGAAAATAATATTAGTAATTAAgcagaaagagaaagaaaagaagaacttAGAGGAGAGATATATATGACTTTtgattaaccaaaaaaaatagtgaAGCAAAAATTCAACCACAAATAGAAACTGACACTTGTCAAAATAAAAGACTATACACTTGGCAAAAAAAGAggttgctatatatatatatatatatatatatgagtggAAAGAAGCGATATTACATCCCCATTCTTTTACATAATTAATTTATAAGATTACTATAGAAATTTTTAATTCACAAATAGTGAAATGAAAACCAACAAACATTTACACTGAATCTCGTAAATTAGTGACACTTGAactcaaaatctttaataactCAACCTCTGAATCTTTAATTCCCCAGTCTCtaccaaaattttttgtttataGCAAAACAGTGGAATTGAGAACGTTACCAAACGGCCCAATTTGCATTGACATTGTTgtgatttttttaatattagtaACTTTGAATACATCGTATAtgtgtataatttaaaatttaaatttgaattcatattaCGTTATATGATCTAAATTTATTAgcgtaaaaaaaatttatacactATAGTATATaaaaaagttattcaaaaacaaaTATAAATGTGGTAGGATATCAcaaactgatactagaaaactAGCAGCGAAATTGCCCAACTTGCTATAGCAACTCCACTTTTTCGCAACATTAAACAAACATCATTCCATATCCATCAGTATTCACCGTTCCACTGCTTCAGAACCATTCACCATTCCACTTTCTTCTCTTCAGTATTCACCACTCCAACAACAAATCTGCAAAGCTGGAACTTGGCTCAGCTTTTACAGTTTTCGCCACTCCACTCTCTCGTCTGCAGGTAAGTTGTACCAACTGCCAAGCATTCCCTTTAACCTGCAGTAAAAGATCCTATCCAGAAACAACACCGaaggaaaagacaaaaaaaaaaaatgtataccaTAGCATAGCATGACAGTCGGGGGTAAGAGGCAGGCCGCTGCTAACAAACAAACAGCAAACCACGCCAGAGCACACTCTCACTGGGTAGTGACTCTAACGTCCTTTCCTTCCTACCCTTTTCGCCTTTCTTGTAAATAAAGTCATCAAAATGTTTGCAAGAAAACAGGAGAAAATCTTTATATAATCCCAGATAAAAAAGCCTCACCTTTTCTTACTCTCTGTTTTCATATTTCTTACTCTCTGTTCTCAATAGAGACACCAAGTCTTATAGCATGCTTTGGTTACAGAAAAAATGCTGAAATGATCAGACAAAAACCGCAGTTTTGATCACTCCCCCTTTCATAAATATCTGTCCTTTTATCGCAGAACAGAGGAAGCGTTGCCATTTTTGATGGTTCATCTTCGTACTCTTTCCTTGACGGTAAATTCTTTTCTCTGCGTATGCATTAGCACAGAGCCACAATGTGATAGTAGTGCAGCGCCACGTACTGTATGATTTTCTATTTATGTTTCTTTGTTGTTCATTCTTAAGACCTAGGCTTGCATTTTTAGAAGAAAAATCTGATTCTTGTATAAGATTTCTCTTGTTCGTCCCATCTAAAGTCCTCTGCATGTTGAAGATTTTTGCGCTTTTTAAGATGTTTACATCATGGATTTTCTGGATTCTGCCAGAAAACTGTCAAAAACTTCCTAAAATAGTCAGAGCCCAGGAATTTTATAGGCGGACATGGTTTTTTCTACTGCATTTATGGCTTCTATTCTAGATACCATGTTCTGATGTTCATAACTTGTTTTGCTTGCCTGTATATTTAGGATACAAATGAACGTGGAACTCAGGATAGATACAGAAAATTGTTTAGGAAAATGGTAGTATAAAGCTAAAAATAGCATGACAAAGAATTAGGCTTTACCATGAGACACAAAAGAGTGAAGCAGATACGAAGAAGGCAAGAAAGAGTTATCAGAATCAATGGTGGagaaactataaaaaaaaaaaaagaaaaattagatcGTGGAAATAGATATATTTCAAGGGTCTAACCGATGTAGGAGAAGTTTAtgattttgaataagttaacgTTAAAAAGATTTGAGATAGAGAGACCGTGATAAGGGGAGAAATTCCAGGATTTGTGAACAGATTTGTTTTAAGAAGGCTAATagagttcaaattcaaaatgAATGACATAATAAACAGAAACGAAGCTAATCAAGGAAGTTTTGTACTGGTAAGATCTGGCAGAGATTATGAGGATGTTTACTACTGCTAATTAAGGGGTCATCTTAAATTTTCGAGAATTTGTGTACATGGACAGAGAAAGAGAGATCTCTGTACTGTGATTTTGTCTGGCAACTGGCAAGTAACTGAAACATGAGTGGGAGACATTAGTCTCCCATCAAGTTGGGGAGAGATTCAGGGGTTAATTGCTCAGACAAAGGTTAAATAAGAAGCCATGCATTCTAATACAAAATCGTGTATGCCTCATAAATGTTTAAGTTCAGAGAAATTTTTCTTGCAAAAACAATTAATGTGGAAAAAAGGGattcatatttttaaaaaaagcatATAAAAAAGTTCAACAAATTGGAAAATCCAACTTTATGTTTTTTGGTTTCCATGctcatcttttcctttttaattcttttattggTGGAGGATTGGCAACTGGCCTATGGATGCAGGTGAGTATCAAGTCCGTGTACTTCATATATCACACCTTACAAACGATGTTAATCCTTGCCTGGTACATATGCACATATAAGATGTTAggttctagaaaaattttccagaaaaagaGGAATGTTACTAAATACCTCATCGCATCAATGTAGCACGTGGTACAATATGATATAGCTTATACATAACAGCAGTAGCTGCTGCTGATTCTTTCTAAGAACTCCTCATTTTCTGTCTTTGCAGTGACAATGCCACCCAAAAACAATCAGAAAGGGAGCCAAAACCAGACACGCAATGCCAATCAAAATTCAATCCCGAGCGAGGATTTTGATATCAGAGAGACCTCACCAGCTCTTGGCGGAGGAAGAGGATCTGGAAATGACAAGGTGGGAACTGCTTTTGATCTTGTGGAGCAAATGCATTACCTTTTCGTGAGGGTGGTTAAGGCCAAAGAATTGCCTACGAAAGATGGTAATGGTACTCCTGATTCCTTTGTTGAAGTAAAACTTGGAAATCTTAGAAGTGAGACTAAGCATTTGAAAAATGTGTCTAATCCTGAATGGAACCAAGTTTTTGCATTCCTGAGTGATAGGATTCAAGCCCCAGCAGTGGAGGTTTTAGTGAGGGACAAAAACAGGAATGGAGATGATTTAATTGGAATGGTTGTTTTAGATGTGATGGACGTTCCAAAAAGAGTTCCACCTGATAGTCCTTTGGCACCACAATGGTACACATTAGAGAATAGGAAGGGGGATAAGGTGAGAGGAGAGATGATGCTAGCTGTTTGGATCGGGACACAAGCTGATGAGGCATTCCCAGAAGCTTGGCATTTGGATGCTACAACTGCAGTTAGTGGCGACGGAATAGCAAATATTAGATCCAAAGTTTATTTATCTCCCAGGCTTTGGTATCTTAGAGTTAATGTTATTGAGGCTCAAGAGTTGCAGCTTTCTGATAAGAATAGGCAGCAACCAGATATCTTTGTGAAGGTTGCACTTGGAAATATGTTTCTGAGAACTAAGATTTCACAAAGCAAAAGTACATGTCCATTATGGAATGAGGACTTGATGTTTGTTGCAGCAGAGCCTTTCGAGGAGCAGTTGGCTTTGAGCGTGGAGGAGAAAGTAGCACCAAACAAGGATGTTGTTCTCGGGAACTGTTTGATTCCTTTACGTGGGGTGGAGAGAAGGATTGATTTGAGAACACCAATTAATAGGTGGTATGGCCTTGAGAAGCATGTTGTTTCTGAAAATGGACACAGGAATTTGGTAAAACTAAATAGCAAGGTTCATCTGAGGATTTCTTTGGATGGTGGATACCATGTTCTTGATGAACTAACTAATTACAGTAGCGATCTAAGGGCATCAGCTAAGCAGCTTTGGAAGCCTGCAATTGGATTACTTGAATTGGGGATCTTGAGTGCCCAAGGATTGTCATCAACAAAGACTAAGGATGGCCATGGAACCACTGATGCTTACTGTGTAGCTAAATATGGGCAGAAATGGATCAGGACCAGGACCATTTTGAACAGTTTGAATCCCAAGTGGAATGAGCAATATACATGGGAGGTTTTTGATCCTTGCACAGTTATCACTATTGGTGTATTTGATAATTGTCATTTGCAAGGAGCAGATAGGGGAGGTGGAGTAAAGGATTCAAGAATTGGGAAGGTAAGAATTCGTTTGTCAACTCTTGAAACTAATCGTGTGTACACACATTCATACCCCCTTATAGTGTTGTTACCTTCTGGGGTGAAAAAGATGGGCGAAATTCAATTAGCAGTGAGGTTCTCTTGTTCATCTTTATTGAACACGCTCCAAATGTACAGCCAGCCTCTGTTGCCAATTTTGCATTACCTTCATCCACTTACTCGTTATCAGACTGACAATTTAAGGCATCAAGCTACTCAAATTGTCTCATTGAGGATGAGCCGTGCAG containing:
- the LOC113728850 gene encoding FT-interacting protein 3-like; the encoded protein is MPPKNNQKGSQNQTRNANQNSIPSEDFDIRETSPALGGGRGSGNDKVGTAFDLVEQMHYLFVRVVKAKELPTKDGNGTPDSFVEVKLGNLRSETKHLKNVSNPEWNQVFAFLSDRIQAPAVEVLVRDKNRNGDDLIGMVVLDVMDVPKRVPPDSPLAPQWYTLENRKGDKVRGEMMLAVWIGTQADEAFPEAWHLDATTAVSGDGIANIRSKVYLSPRLWYLRVNVIEAQELQLSDKNRQQPDIFVKVALGNMFLRTKISQSKSTCPLWNEDLMFVAAEPFEEQLALSVEEKVAPNKDVVLGNCLIPLRGVERRIDLRTPINRWYGLEKHVVSENGHRNLVKLNSKVHLRISLDGGYHVLDELTNYSSDLRASAKQLWKPAIGLLELGILSAQGLSSTKTKDGHGTTDAYCVAKYGQKWIRTRTILNSLNPKWNEQYTWEVFDPCTVITIGVFDNCHLQGADRGGGVKDSRIGKVRIRLSTLETNRVYTHSYPLIVLLPSGVKKMGEIQLAVRFSCSSLLNTLQMYSQPLLPILHYLHPLTRYQTDNLRHQATQIVSLRMSRAEPPLRREVVEYMLDVGSNMWSVRRCKANHYRIASAMSGIVAFLQWFNGICTWKNPFATILVHILLLIFVAFPQIILSCSFLFLFLVGICNYRGRPRYPPHMDIKLSQADRAHPDELDEEFDTFPTSRHSDVLRMRYDRIRSIGSRVQTVVGDLATQGERFYSLLSWRDPRATGLFLIFCLVASLVVYIIPSKALVVAVGFYLMRHPAFREELPALPLNFFRRLPTRTDSLL